One region of Synechococcus elongatus PCC 11801 genomic DNA includes:
- the hypB gene encoding hydrogenase nickel incorporation protein HypB, with amino-acid sequence MCGVCGCQSTDPVVIAAPEPRQISLAETILHRNDHAAAHNREHFQRANVLALNLLSSPGAGKTALLERTLRELPPTLRPAAIVGDLATDRDAQRLQATGAPAIQIETGELCHLEADLVHRACHQLDLAAIDILFIENVGNLVCPAAFDLGEDRRVVLLSVTEGEDKPLKYPSAFSRADLVLITKLDLAEAVEFDRAAAIANLRAVNPTAMILPISSRRGQGWSEWLAWLQAQRSRIPTPVKA; translated from the coding sequence ATGTGTGGTGTCTGTGGCTGTCAAAGTACGGATCCGGTCGTGATTGCTGCGCCGGAGCCCCGCCAGATTTCTTTAGCGGAAACGATTTTGCATCGCAATGATCATGCGGCGGCGCACAATCGCGAGCATTTTCAACGGGCGAATGTCCTCGCTCTCAATCTGCTGTCGTCGCCCGGGGCGGGCAAAACGGCACTACTAGAACGGACGCTGCGAGAGTTGCCGCCGACCCTGCGGCCCGCGGCGATCGTGGGCGACTTGGCAACCGATCGCGATGCCCAACGCTTGCAAGCAACAGGTGCCCCAGCCATCCAGATTGAAACCGGTGAACTCTGTCATCTGGAAGCGGATTTAGTCCACCGCGCCTGCCATCAACTCGATCTGGCCGCGATCGATATTCTCTTCATCGAAAATGTTGGCAATCTGGTTTGTCCGGCAGCTTTTGACCTTGGAGAAGATCGGCGGGTGGTCTTGCTGTCGGTGACAGAAGGCGAAGATAAGCCGCTCAAGTATCCGAGTGCGTTCAGCCGTGCGGATCTGGTGCTGATCACCAAGCTGGATTTGGCGGAGGCGGTGGAGTTTGATCGGGCTGCCGCGATCGCCAATCTGCGAGCCGTGAATCCCACAGCGATGATTCTGCCGATCAGTAGTCGGCGGGGGCAGGGTTGGAGTGAGTGGCTGGCTTGGTTGCAGGCGCAGCG
- a CDS encoding Ni/Fe hydrogenase subunit alpha codes for MTRTIVIDPVTRIEGHAKISVFLDEQGNAHEARFHVVEYRGFEKFCEGRPFTEMAGITARICGICPVSHLLASAKTGDKILAVKIPPAAENLRRMMNLAQIIQSHALSFFHLSSPDFLLGWDSDPAQRNVFGLIAADPETARAGIRLRQFGQQIIEWLGARKIHAAWTVPGGVRSPLSEEGLAWIRDRLPAELATVRATFDRFKRLLDQDLREETQVFGDFPSLFMGLVADNGDWEHYGGHLRFVDSTGQIVADRLSEDDYASFLGEAVEPWSYLKFPYYKPWGYPEGMYRVGPLARLNVCDRIGTVGAEAERQELRDRAGGTVNASFLYHYARLVEILAGLEKIAEMVEDPNLQTGSLRSRAAVNCLEAVGVSEAPRGTLFHHYRVDANGQIQRVNLIIATGQNNLAMNRTVTQIAQRYIRNGDVQESFLNRVEAGIRCFDPCLSCSTHAAGQMPLKIEIFDSDGELYQCLSRD; via the coding sequence ATGACGCGCACGATTGTCATTGATCCGGTGACGCGGATCGAAGGCCACGCCAAGATTTCCGTGTTTTTAGATGAGCAGGGCAATGCCCATGAGGCTCGCTTCCATGTGGTTGAATATCGCGGCTTTGAGAAATTCTGCGAAGGCCGCCCCTTCACGGAAATGGCTGGGATCACAGCGCGAATCTGCGGCATCTGTCCTGTTAGTCACCTACTGGCGTCGGCCAAAACTGGCGACAAAATTCTGGCGGTGAAAATCCCCCCAGCAGCTGAAAACCTCCGCCGGATGATGAATCTGGCGCAGATTATTCAGTCCCATGCGCTCAGCTTCTTTCACCTCAGTAGTCCTGACTTCCTCTTGGGCTGGGATAGCGATCCAGCACAACGCAACGTCTTTGGCTTAATTGCCGCCGATCCGGAAACCGCTCGGGCGGGCATTCGCTTGCGGCAATTTGGGCAGCAGATCATTGAGTGGCTGGGGGCTCGCAAAATCCATGCGGCTTGGACGGTGCCGGGTGGGGTGCGGAGTCCGCTCAGCGAAGAAGGACTGGCTTGGATCCGCGATCGCTTACCGGCAGAACTGGCGACAGTACGAGCCACGTTCGATCGCTTCAAACGGCTACTCGATCAGGATCTGCGTGAGGAAACCCAAGTCTTTGGTGACTTCCCCAGCTTGTTTATGGGGCTGGTGGCCGATAACGGCGACTGGGAGCACTACGGCGGCCATCTGCGCTTTGTCGACAGTACTGGCCAAATCGTTGCCGATCGCCTCAGTGAGGATGACTACGCCAGCTTTTTGGGTGAGGCGGTGGAACCGTGGTCCTACCTCAAATTCCCTTACTACAAACCGTGGGGTTATCCCGAGGGGATGTATCGAGTGGGGCCGTTGGCGCGACTCAATGTCTGCGATCGCATTGGGACAGTAGGGGCGGAAGCGGAACGGCAAGAACTGCGCGATCGCGCTGGCGGCACGGTTAACGCTAGCTTCCTCTATCACTACGCCCGTCTAGTTGAGATTCTGGCGGGACTAGAGAAGATTGCCGAGATGGTCGAGGATCCCAACTTGCAAACAGGATCGCTGCGATCGCGGGCTGCTGTGAACTGTCTGGAGGCAGTCGGCGTCAGCGAAGCACCCCGTGGCACGCTGTTTCATCACTACCGCGTTGATGCCAACGGCCAGATCCAGCGCGTCAACCTGATCATTGCTACTGGCCAAAACAATCTGGCGATGAACAGAACGGTGACCCAAATTGCCCAGCGCTACATCCGCAACGGCGATGTGCAGGAATCCTTTTTGAATCGGGTCGAAGCGGGGATTCGCTGTTTTGATCCCTGCCTGTCCTGCTCAACCCATGCTGCCGGACAGATGCCCCTCAAAATCGAGATCTTCGACAGCGACGGGGAACTCTATCAATGCCTGTCGCGTGACTAG
- a CDS encoding hydrogenase maturation protease yields the protein MSLVIGYGNSLRSDDGAGIAVAEAIAQWPGNEFRTIACHQLLPELAAELANEQMVIFVDAYPAPNSEDVGVELRFLSPEAATLHPHSLTPATLLGLCQQLYGHHPKAYWLLIPGHEWHFSEQLSEATLAEVQQALWLIRNWNDQEALCTS from the coding sequence ATGAGCCTTGTAATCGGCTACGGCAATTCTCTTCGCAGCGACGACGGTGCGGGCATCGCGGTGGCCGAGGCGATCGCGCAGTGGCCGGGCAATGAGTTTCGGACGATCGCCTGTCATCAGTTACTGCCGGAATTGGCGGCAGAATTAGCCAACGAGCAGATGGTGATTTTTGTCGATGCCTATCCTGCTCCCAATTCTGAAGACGTGGGCGTTGAGCTCCGTTTCCTGAGTCCAGAAGCTGCAACGCTCCACCCCCACAGTCTGACGCCTGCCACCCTACTGGGTCTGTGTCAGCAACTCTATGGCCATCATCCCAAGGCCTACTGGTTACTGATTCCTGGCCACGAGTGGCATTTTTCGGAACAGCTATCGGAGGCAACGCTAGCAGAAGTGCAACAAGCGCTCTGGTTGATTCGCAACTGGAACGATCAGGAGGCGCTGTGCACGAGCTAA
- the hypA gene encoding hydrogenase maturation nickel metallochaperone HypA: MHELSLATSLLETAIAQAEQAQAEQVVGLTLRLGTWAGVDVEALRFAFSLVQAETIAASATLAIEPVPVQFCCLDCGAIATPPLAIACVCGSDRWQLQQGRELQLVSMEVV; encoded by the coding sequence GTGCACGAGCTAAGTCTGGCAACAAGTTTGCTGGAAACGGCGATCGCCCAAGCGGAGCAAGCCCAAGCTGAGCAGGTTGTGGGACTGACGTTGCGGCTCGGAACTTGGGCTGGCGTGGATGTGGAAGCGCTGCGCTTTGCCTTCTCGCTCGTCCAAGCAGAAACGATCGCAGCATCAGCGACCTTGGCGATCGAGCCAGTACCCGTGCAGTTTTGTTGTCTCGATTGTGGTGCGATCGCGACTCCGCCCTTGGCGATCGCCTGTGTTTGTGGCAGCGATCGCTGGCAGTTGCAACAGGGTCGAGAGTTGCAGTTGGTGTCGATGGAGGTGGTTTAG
- the hoxU gene encoding bidirectional hydrogenase complex protein HoxU: MSVVTLQIDDQELAANVGQTVLQVAREAGIPIPTLCHLQGVSDVGACRLCVVEVAGSPKLQPACLLPVSEGLVVNTRSPRLESYRRQIVELFFAEGNHVCAICVANGNCELQDAAIAVGMDHSRYPYRYPKRDVDLSHRFFGLDHNRCILCTRCVRVCDEIEGAHVWDVAMRGEHCRIIAGMDQPWGEVDACTNCGKCIDACPTGALFHKGETTGEISRDRDKLAFLAQARGQQRWTR; encoded by the coding sequence ATGTCTGTCGTCACCTTACAGATTGATGATCAAGAGCTAGCAGCCAACGTTGGCCAAACCGTGCTGCAAGTGGCTCGTGAGGCTGGGATTCCGATTCCGACGCTTTGCCATCTCCAAGGGGTGAGTGACGTTGGCGCTTGTCGCCTCTGTGTCGTCGAAGTGGCAGGTTCGCCGAAGCTGCAACCGGCCTGTCTACTGCCAGTCAGCGAAGGCTTGGTGGTCAACACGCGATCGCCACGCCTTGAAAGCTACCGCCGCCAGATCGTCGAGCTGTTTTTTGCAGAAGGTAATCACGTCTGTGCGATCTGTGTCGCCAATGGCAACTGTGAGCTGCAAGATGCCGCGATCGCTGTCGGCATGGATCACAGCCGCTATCCCTATCGCTATCCCAAGCGAGATGTGGATCTGTCCCACCGCTTCTTTGGGCTGGATCACAACCGCTGCATTCTCTGCACGCGCTGCGTTCGCGTCTGCGACGAGATCGAAGGGGCGCACGTCTGGGACGTGGCGATGCGAGGTGAGCATTGCCGGATTATCGCGGGCATGGATCAGCCCTGGGGTGAAGTCGATGCCTGCACGAACTGCGGTAAGTGCATTGATGCCTGCCCGACTGGTGCACTCTTCCACAAGGGCGAAACTACTGGCGAAATTAGCCGCGATCGCGACAAGTTGGCCTTCCTAGCCCAAGCCCGAGGACAGCAGCGATGGACAAGATAA
- a CDS encoding oxidoreductase produces MDKIKLATVWLAGCSGCHMSFLDLDEWLIDLAERVDVVFSPVASDRKDYPEGVDLCLIEGAVANLDNLELLHQVRDRTRVLVSFGDCAIHANVPGMRNLWGTESTTAVLERGYLELADTTPQLPNEPGIVPPLIDRVTPIHELVAVEHYLPGCPPPADRIRSLLQALLDQQEPPHTGRDLLKFG; encoded by the coding sequence ATGGACAAGATAAAGCTGGCGACGGTTTGGTTGGCAGGTTGCTCGGGCTGCCACATGTCGTTCTTGGATCTGGACGAGTGGCTGATTGATCTGGCGGAGCGAGTCGACGTTGTCTTCAGTCCCGTTGCTTCCGATCGCAAGGACTATCCCGAAGGCGTTGATCTCTGTCTGATTGAGGGTGCAGTCGCCAATCTCGACAATTTGGAGCTGCTGCATCAAGTCCGCGATCGCACCCGCGTTCTCGTTTCCTTTGGTGACTGCGCGATTCATGCCAATGTGCCGGGGATGCGCAATCTTTGGGGAACCGAATCGACAACAGCCGTGCTGGAACGGGGCTATCTGGAGCTGGCGGACACGACGCCGCAACTGCCGAATGAGCCGGGGATTGTGCCACCGCTGATCGATCGCGTCACGCCAATTCACGAGCTGGTCGCGGTCGAGCATTACTTACCGGGCTGCCCACCGCCCGCCGATCGCATCCGTAGTTTGCTGCAGGCATTGCTCGATCAGCAGGAACCGCCTCATACCGGTCGTGACTTACTGAAATTTGGTTGA